In the genome of Acaryochloris sp. CCMEE 5410, the window GGGGCATTGGATACCAACGACGATCTTGATCCACGACAGGGACAAACCCAAATCCCTCCGCCCCGATCACTGCCCCACTATGTATGACACAATCAGCCCCAATAGCCGTACGCTCATGAATCACACAGTTGGCATGGAGAATGGTGCGATCGCCAATTACCACCCCTGGATAAATCACCACATTAGGAAAAATTTGCACTGCATTCCCTAAATAGACATTCGCATGGATCACCACATAGGCTCCGATCCCAACGCCTTCTCCCACTTCAGCCGTCGTGTCAATGACAGCAGTGGGATGACGGTCCGACGGCAATCGCCAGGGTTGGTAAAAGTATTTCAGGGCCCGGGCAAACCAATATCGCGGATGTTCTATCGCAAACCAAGCAATCTCCCTAGACGTTGCCAGAGCTTGCAATTCAACATCAGGGGGCAATATCAAGGCACTCGCTTGAGTGTTTTGAATCAGGTGAGCCCGTTGTGAGCCTTCTACAAAACTAAGGGTTCCAGGGCAAGCCCGATCCAGCGCTGCACATCCTTCTAGGGTGGGATCCGTTAGGGGACAGCTCATGGCGACAGGCGTGACAGCAAGCCGCTCCATCAGCTCACTCAACTTCATCATTGAGGTCACCCCTCTACTACTATCCGAGCAGACTTGTAATGGTTAGTTCAGCACCTGCATTTGCTTGATCTTCCACTGATCTT includes:
- the lpxD gene encoding UDP-3-O-(3-hydroxymyristoyl)glucosamine N-acyltransferase → MKLSELMERLAVTPVAMSCPLTDPTLEGCAALDRACPGTLSFVEGSQRAHLIQNTQASALILPPDVELQALATSREIAWFAIEHPRYWFARALKYFYQPWRLPSDRHPTAVIDTTAEVGEGVGIGAYVVIHANVYLGNAVQIFPNVVIYPGVVIGDRTILHANCVIHERTAIGADCVIHSGAVIGAEGFGFVPVVDQDRRWYPMPQSGQTILEDQVVVGCNTTIDRPAVGETRIGAGTKIDNLVQIGHGSQIGADSLICAQVGLAGATTLGQQVILAGQVGISGQVTLGDRTTVAAQSGVHQSLSSDSKVAGYPAIDHRLWLRAMAVVKWLPPLLRRVKVLEQKIAELLASD